The window CCGGCGCAAAAGGCGTCGCCCTGATGGGCGGGGAGCCGCTGCTGCGCGGCGACTGGGCGCAAATCGCCCGGCGCGTGCGGGATAACGGAATGGAGTTGTCGGTCATCACAAACGGCGCGGCGGGAACCGACGGGGATGTGGCAACGTTGAAATCCCTTTCACCCCGCGCGGTGGCCGTAAGCATAGACGCCGCCGACCCGGAGATTCACGATCTGATACGCGGCGTCCCCGGCGCATGGCGCAAGTCATGGAATTTCCTGCTTAAATGCCGCGACGCCGGGCTGCCCGTAACCGCCATAACCGCCGTCCACAAAAAAAACCTCTCCCAGCTGGGCCCGCTGCGCGATCTGCTGCGCGGCAAAAACATCGCCTGGCAGATACAGACCGCCGGCGCGGAAGGCAGCAGATTTCCGCAGGGCCTCATGCTGGACGAGGAGGAGTTTTACTCCGTGGGGCTGTTCATCGGCGGCGTCAAAAAAAGCTGCTCCAATGCGGAACTGCCGGTAATCGGCGCGCATGACCTGGGATACCATTCCTTCATCCTGCCGGAGCTGGGCTTGGGGGGATGGAAGGGCTGCCAGGCGGGGCTGTCCGTGCTGGGAATACAGAGCGACGGCGGGGTCAAGGGCTGCCTCGCCCTCAACGGAGAGCCGCCCGAAGCCAATGTCCGCCAAACCCCGCTGGAGCAAATCTGGGAATCGCCGGATTATTTCGCCTGCAACCGCAATTTCAACATGCTGGAGCTGGGTGACAACTGCCGCAACTGCGAAAACCGGTTCTCGTGCAGGGGCGGCTGCGGCGAGATGAGCGCGCTGCTGACCGGCAAAAAACACAACGACCCCTATTGTTTTCGCGCGATAGAACAAAAGCTGTTCCCGGAAAAAACCGGCAATCCGCTCTGGCGGCTGTGGCGGAGACTGCTAAAATGAAAATCAACATCGGCAGCGGGCGCGATTACCGCGCCGGATACGAGAACGCGGACCCGTTCAACCCGAACGCGGATGCCTCCTTCAGCGCGCATTGCATGGATTTCCCCGACGAATGCGCGGAGGAAATACTGGCCGCGCAGATTATAGAGCATCTGGGATTTTTCAAGGCGGTTTTCTTTCTGGCGGAGGCTTACCGCATACTGCGCCCCGACGGGCGGCTTGTCATTGAAACGCCGGATATAGCCGAAGCTTTTGCCCGTTTCGGCGGCGCGGCGCGCGCCGGGCGGGAGCGGCTGCTGCAATGGATATACGGGCTTGAAACCGCCGGCATGGGCCATGTTTTCTGTTTCCCGGAGGAACTGCTGGCGGAAAAACTGCGCGCGCAGGGCTTTGAAATAAAAGCCGTGGAGCGTTTTGAAGCCGGAACGGACAACCCCGCCGTCCGCGTCATTGCGGAGAAAACCGAAAGCCGGGACGGCGAAATGCTGTTCTGCCGCTTCAGGCGCAGGCTTGCAGTGTGCGGCCTTGCGGATTTTTCCGAGGAAACCCTTTCCAGCGAGACGGAGGCCCTTGTAACCCGGCTGCGCAACGTTGCCGCGCCGGACGGCAGGCTGGTGGATTTGAGCGACGGCAAGGTTTTCGCTTCCTGCCTCTATGAATCCGCCTGCTGCGCGCCGGCGGTGTCCGTATTTTTCAGAACGCTTGAAAACGCCGGGCTTTCGCCGGGCATTTATCTGCGCGCCGCGCTTATACTGGAAGGCGGCGCATTCAGCGCCCGCTGCGAGCGGGAATTCCTGGCCATACCGCCCGCGCCGCTGTCGCAGGACGCCGCATTTGCAAAAACCGCCGCCTGGTCCCGCGCCGCGATTGACAGAATTCTGGCGGGCAAAAGCGTCTGCGAAGCCTGCTCCTCCTGCGGGCCGGACCTGTTGGGCGAAGGCGCGCACAAAAAGCGGGCGAAAGCATTTTTCTCGCAAAAAATGCTTTCGCTAAAGGCGCAGGAGGAATTCTCGGCGGGACTCAAAGCCGCCTCCTGCGGGGATTATCATGCCGCGTTGTCCGCATTTGAACTGTCCGCCGGATATTACCGCGACTGCCCGGACACCTATATAAATCTGGCGTATTGCGCCGCCGCGCTGGGAATGAATCAGCAAAGCGAAAGATGGAAGGACTGCGCGCGGCAATGCGGCGGTTTGCGCGGGGACGCGGAAGTTTGCTTGAGTGTTCCCTGGCGAGGAGACCATGAACAATAAACTTCTGGAACTGGCAAAACGCGCCGGCGCGACCGAAAGCGAGACCAAAGCCCTGCTTGGAGGCGGTTTTTTCGCGCTGTGCGCCGCAGTTGCGGCGGTGCTGCTCTCCGGCTGCGCAGGCGGCAAAGCCAAAAAAACCGACGCGCAGCAGCAGCCGTCAAAGCAGGAAGCCGCCCCCGTCGCGCCGCAATCCGCCACGCCGGAAAAGGATGACGGCCCCTGGCCCGGCTACCCCACCGGAACGCGCTATAACACCGTCAGCCCGCTTGATTTCGCCTGAACCGCGCAACAAACCCGCCACTAAACACACAACCCCGCAAATTGCAGCCGGACAGCGGAATTCGACGGCGATAGGCGGACAATCCTGCCGGATTTTCACAAGGAAAAAAGTCCGGACAATCTGTGGAAATCTGTGCTCTTCTTTTGGAAATCCCCGAGCAGTACGATAGATAGAATCTTCTCCGTCTAGTTCCGGTTCTAGCTATGCGCATGAATGGTAGCCTGAACTGGACAGTAGCAAGAACTTCCTAGGTAAGACATGCTAGGATAGTTTAATGATAGATGCCCATGTTCATATCGAACGCGGACCGTATACTCTCGATTGGCTTAAGCGGTTTATCAGCACTGCCATAAGCCGAAAGATAACTGAAATACATTTTTTGGAGCATTCATTCCGGTTTACGGAATTTAAGGATATTTATAATGAAGCAATTGCCCATCCCCGGTATGGCAACCGGCAAAAAGACTGGCTAGAGAAAAGGGCCACATTATCTTTAAGTGATTATCAAAGGCTTATTCTCAAAACTCGGCAGGAAGTCTTCCCGGTAAAAGTAATGTTCGGCCTTGAGGTTTGCTATTTCCCCGGAATGGAAACGCAAATAAAAGCCGCCCTATGCGGCTTCAATTGGGATTTTATGACAGGGGCTATCCACTGGATAAACGGCTGGGGGTTCGA is drawn from Elusimicrobiales bacterium and contains these coding sequences:
- a CDS encoding radical SAM protein gives rise to the protein MRRTLWCTVWEITLKCDLRCIHCGASAGKCRENELDTREALALADSLKKAGAKGVALMGGEPLLRGDWAQIARRVRDNGMELSVITNGAAGTDGDVATLKSLSPRAVAVSIDAADPEIHDLIRGVPGAWRKSWNFLLKCRDAGLPVTAITAVHKKNLSQLGPLRDLLRGKNIAWQIQTAGAEGSRFPQGLMLDEEEFYSVGLFIGGVKKSCSNAELPVIGAHDLGYHSFILPELGLGGWKGCQAGLSVLGIQSDGGVKGCLALNGEPPEANVRQTPLEQIWESPDYFACNRNFNMLELGDNCRNCENRFSCRGGCGEMSALLTGKKHNDPYCFRAIEQKLFPEKTGNPLWRLWRRLLK